One window of the Aptenodytes patagonicus chromosome 5, bAptPat1.pri.cur, whole genome shotgun sequence genome contains the following:
- the LOC143160607 gene encoding dual specificity protein phosphatase 13B-like yields MPHTRDSSSPTSSAGSRASYETPALSDLQRLFWFRGGSDNHVDQVWPNIYLGDAWAARSKTTLQSLNITHILNAADGPYSINTGAKYYKDLQIEYYGVEAFDDPSFDLSIFFYDAANFIGKALNTSGGKVFVHCAMGVSRSASLVLAFLMIHENMTLVDALKTVSAHRDICPNSGFLSQLRDLDIKLNEERKGTRASATKEL; encoded by the exons ATGCCTCACACCAGAGACTCTTCATCTCCGACTAGCAGCGCAGGGAGCAGAGCTTCCTATGAAACACCAGCGCTATCAGACCTCCAGCGGCTCTTTTGGTTCAGAGGAGGGTCTGATAATCATGTGGACCAAGTCTGGCCAAATATTTACCTGGGAGATGC GTGGGCTGCTAGGAGCAAAACTACTCTTCAAAGCCTCAACATTACTCATATCCTTAATGCAGCAGATGGGCCATATAGCATCAACACAGGAGCCAAATATTACAAAGATCTGCAAATAGAGTACTACGGAGTAGAAGCATTTGATGATCCTTCCTTTGATTTAAGTATCTTCTTCTACGATGCTGCCAATTTCATAGGCAAAGCCTTAAACACTTCAGGAG gtaaGGTGTTTGTTCATTGTGCCATGGGGGTGAGCCGCTCTGCGTCTTTAGTGCTCGCCTTTTTAATGATCCATGAAAACATGACACTCGTGGATGCTCTGAAAACAGTGAGTGCTCACAGAGACATCTGCCCAAATTCAGGGTTCCTCAGCCAGCTCCGGGACTTGGACATTAAACTAAACGAAGAAAGGAAAGGAACCAGAGCATCTGCTACCAAAGAGCTGTAA